From the genome of Ziziphus jujuba cultivar Dongzao chromosome 4, ASM3175591v1:
CATCTTGGTTGCAAGCGCACAGCTGCTTCTATTGTTGGAGAGTACGTATCCTCAAAGAACTGAAAGATTTACAagataaaaatagttaaaactCTTCTAAATATCCTTCAATCTCCCATGATGCATAAAATAAATGGATTGGGATTTCACCTCCTTTGCTGAAACAGTAATCAAACAATCATCTCCTTCAGTAGTGGAACTATCAACTTTAATTACTGCACCCGAATCCTGTCTGATCTGATTAATTATGACACCACCCTTTCCAATCACACCTCCAATATTTCCTGTTGGACAAACCAAGCGAACAGAGAATTCTTTTGAAGATGCTTCATCCCTTGGCGCAGAGTACAAAGGGCGTGACCAATCTCCAGCATCACCTTTGTAACCTCCGTAAGGACCCATGAGGGGTGCAATTCCCACTATTGGGGCACCAGCAGCTGGACCCACAAGTGAACCGCCAGAAGAATACACATTAGGCACGGCTGAAGTAAGTAAATGCTGAGAACGTGATGGATTATCATGAAGGCGAGATGCAATTTGATACAGAGCTTTTTTAACCAAAGGAGCTTCGCCTGATATCTAATGCCCAAAACCAATCACAAATTGATTAGCTTATGTAAAAAAGAGTTTATTCAACAGAAGTTTAACTCATATCACCATTCAATGGCATCACAATTAGAATACATGAAGAGGTGAGTATTCAAATATTATCCACTTTACCTGCACAAGCTCATCAGCGTTCAGGGCACAAGAAGGCAGATGTTCATCCTTAAGAATACGAATCTGAGCACCAGACTCGCTGCGGATGTTCTGCACTATCTGTCCACCTTTTCCAATGACACAGCCAATCTGATCAGATGGTACAAGGAGCCGAGCAGTAACTTGGTGACCACCATCACTGTCCTCATCACCATGGGGTTCCTCAGCAACAACCCTTTCATGTACCCTGAAGAGAGCATCCTGAGCTGGAGAAACATAACTACCACTGTCTTCCAAAGAATTTGTCTCATCACTGGTACTGTAGATGGTAACGACGCGCTCCTCACATCCCGGTACCGTCTCACCAATCCTAATCTTTGATGCAGTGTCCACTCTCAACTGCTTGACAATCTCCCCTCCCCTACCAATAATACTTCCAATCTTCTTCACAGGGCACAAATACCGATATACAGTATCTTCTTGATTTATGACAAATTGGTCTCTGTCCTCGCCAGGATTTCTCCTTTTACTTCCTCCATTATCCGCATAATCTGACTGAGAATGAGAACGCTTTCCGTAACTATTCCTCTGACCAGCCATTGTGATGACAGAATTGTTAccttttccaaaataaaacataaaccaTAAACCTTAAGACAAAGGCCCCataaacaaattttcaaattttcttttttctatttggcAAATAAACAGACACCTAATAGATTCGGATACTACACAATTATACACCATCAAATTTAACACACAAATCTTTATTGCCTAAAAGCTGATATAATTCGCTCTTTTTACATTATACAGCAAACAAGAACACAAAAGTATCATTAGTCAACTATCCTATTTTTTATGTCATAACCaactaaaattacaaaaattaaatgcaaaaCACAAGCTTTCCCTGAAGGAAACAGTAAAGAAAAACGAAGGTAGGAGGAAGGGATAATCAAACAGCAGCGCAAATCCACAACATTCCCCAAACTGCAATCCCAAAATTTTTGCTCTGAGAAAAAAACTCAAATAGCcatgaagattttaaaaaattataaacccaCAAAtgtaaaaattagaaaacagaaagcaaaaacaaaaattttgaagacGCAAACCACATCAACAGCAGAGTCAAAGCTCGACCAAACAGACCTACAAACTTTGAGTAAGAGAGAACGGCCAATGAATTCAGATACAATAGACAAAAACCAGATCCGAGAGAACCACGATGCCCGAAACCCTAATCCCGAATTCCCAACATAAaccagaaaataataataataataataaataatcaaacaacaATGGTTTCAACAAAAACGGAGATTTTCAATCAACACGAAGAGTATTTGCAAACCAGAAGgacaatatgattttaaaaaaaaaaaaaaaaaggaaaattggaTACCTTCGCGAATCGAAGGATTAAGGGGAAAGAAGAAGTTTCACCAGGACAAAGCCACAGAACAAAGACGATAAATTATGAGTAAAGATATTTTTGCAGATTTGCTTTGCTTTCCCTTTCTCTATGGACTCCGTGTTTAGAGTCTAGGGTTTTGACCGCGCTTTGcttgctttttttcctctcattattaaatttatttatacctcccaaaatttcatttacctCCCTATGCTTCCTCTcactccttttcttttttctttttcttttttttctattttttttttttctcgaagTTTATATAATACTCACTTATTAGCTAATTTCAATTATCTTGTTTTTCATAaaactacaatttaatttccaaaaaaaattacaatggtgttcaatttttatttacttttttttaatatgttaatatGGCTGGCTTACATTATAAAATTATGATTGatattcaaattattaattttagaatagaAATTAActtgctttgtaattttttttcccaaaaaaaaaaaaaaaaaaaaacaaaggctaTGTTTGatcttgttttaaaaataagaaaaataaaatgtttttatttgttttttaaaaataaaaatttttggacAACGATgtttgaaaatagtttttaaaactaaaaatataaaacacaaaatatcattttaatattttttaaattttattttttaatttattttttaaaattatttttgaaaaataataaacaaatagatgatattttattttaaaaataattttctattttatagaacaaaaaattattttaaagccTAACAGtcaaacaaacccaaaaaaacttGGGGCCTGTTTAGCCAGCTGTTTTTAGAAtagttttctgtttttgaaaatagaaatttgTTTCTAAAACAACAAGATAGCTGTTTGGCCATTTGTTTCTAAAAACAAatctaaaaaacaaattaaacaaaaaaaaaacaaaattggaaaaacatcaaaaagatgTTTCCACCTGTTCTTTCACCTTCGTCACTCGACTATTCTCTCACCTTCTGATTTTGCTGTGGTTCAGCTACATTATCATCAGAGGCAAGGCTGAGATCGTACGGTTGTACTTTTTGATCATATTCCCAATATCTTCATCAGTGGTGACCGAAATCAATAAGTCGAGATCTTCACGGGGTAGCTGGTATTTGAGGGTAAAAGGTCATCCATTGAGAAGGGTCCGAGAGATCTATGCACAGAGCTCCGAAAGACTAGAATGGCATTCGACGACAACTATGCGTGTCTCACCACCGACGTAACAGAACGACTAATCGTGTGGACAAGGAATGATGTGGCCACCATAGCTACACATTATACGGAGCTTCACACCTGGGACTTGAGGAAGATTGTCATCGACCCAGGTCTTTGCATTGCGTGAACGATGAAACAAGTCTACGGAGTCAGAATAATTGAGTTGAATGGTGGTGATAGTGGCACCGACGCTAGCACCGGCAACGGCACTGACAGTGGGAGCAGTTGAAATGGGGGTGGGAAGAGGAGAGTGAGGGAGATCCATGGATGGAAAATGGTGGTTGGTTTTTGATGtgctttaaaataatatatatatatatatatatatatatatattttatattatatatatatatataattcattaatatgtgagtaaattaatattatgtaaatatatataaatatattatagctatatatattatatataaggttctttgtatgaaaaaaaaaataaataaataaacaaataaaaacaaaaactgtttaaaaacatgtaaccaaaaatattttttgttttttggtgttgaaaattatttttaaacatcaatGGCCAAACGCTTATTGTTTtcattaaacaaagaaaaataattttctattttcatttttgaaaacaatatttcaaaaatagaaaacaaaaaatatgatcAAACAAGCTCTTGTTTTATAACTGTAATTGCTTCGGAAAAAGACTCCAATAAGACGTGTATCTCGAATGAATCTTCCTTCCACGAGTACGAGCAAAAAAACTTGTTTTGTAACTGTAATTGCACTTGAGCTATTTTTTATgttgaattcaaattttgagaaaaaaatatttaaaaaaaaagtgagcaGTAGAGGAGAGAACAGTAAATTTATACTTTATAAGGCATGTTTGTTTCACCAGACTGGGCCGGTCAGGACAGGATTGTGTCCCAGTCCGATGTTTGGTAGCAACATATAGAGATTGGGACAAGTTGACCTCTACAGTGAATTAGTCCCCCGATCGAAGGATTAAACtgaccctctctcccccctagGTCAGTTTTGTCCCAAACTCACTAAGGGTCTCGCTGTCTCTCGTTGTTTCTCGCTGGTCTCGCCTTCAATTCCCACTTCGTTTCACCACCGCAAAACACCTTGCTCCTCTTCGAGTCTTCTCAGGACGTGCATTCCTCAGAGTAACAGAAAGAGGGGTGGTATTCGACGCCACTCTGTAGGAGTCGTAAGCTGTTCCTTTGCACCCATGGAATCCGCTAAAATTAAGGTGGTCGGTGTTGATGGAGGTGGCAACAATGCCATCAATCGCATGATTGGTAGCGGTTTACATGGGGGGTTCTCAGTTCAATTTTGTGGGTTCTGGTTAATGCCTGGAAATTTCTTCTATTTCTTGCTGATAGTGTGTGTAATTGGTGTAATTTGTTGAAAACCCACTACGTGCTTATATTTCAAAACATAGGCATTTGAAGCTAAACATTTggtatattaaaagaaaattacgtCTTCTAGTTAATTTCCTACCGGTGGGTTATTTTCTTTTGACTTAATTTGGTGAGTTTGGATTGAAGTTTTAGATTTTGCTTTagtgaataattaatttttaaataattgctaCATGAAGTGGCTATATGGGACTTTTTACTTTACAATATGTTGGAAAAGCCTTCTTGTTTGCTTGCAAAGTTGCAATTAGTTGATTATTGATGGTGACGTTTCTCTGCTTTGAGAATAGGGTGTAGATTTCTATGCCATAAACACGGACTCTCAAGCACTTGTACATTCTGCTGCTGAGAACCCACTTCAGATGGGAGAGCTTCTGACTCGTGGACTAGGTGAGGCATTATCCTTCTGCTTGACAAAAATCCCTTTGGCGTGTGCATGCTCATGTAGTTGACCATGCCTAATGTATGCATTAGTATTACAATTGGAGCCAAGTGAATTGGTGTTTTTGGTATAACTAGTCTTGCTTTTTTGTAGTATTTGTGTGTATGTAGGTAAGGGTGAGAATCCACTTTTTGGGGAACAAGTAGCAGAAGAATCAAAAGAGGGAATTTGCTAATGCTATCTTGCATTTATAACAGCTGGTATGGGTGCAGGGACAGGTTCTGGTGCTGCCCCTGTTGTTGCTCGGATTTCCAAAGAGGCAGGTTATTTGACTATTGGTGTAGTTACCTATCCTTGTAGCTTTGATGGACGTAAGAGATCCATACAAGCAGGTGTCACTTTGGCCCTTATTTCAAATCACATAAAGATGTGTATTTAGATATATACTAAACAAGAAATTTACTCAAATTGAGAGAAGTTCTTTCTATTGATGCTTTCTTGTGTATTTCTTGTGGTGAAGTATTTAGACAATACAATTGTTATGCCTTGGTTCTGTTTCTTTTCAGGCATTGGAGGCTATTgaaaaattgcagaaaaatGTTGACCCTCTTATAGTGATTCCCAATGACCGTTTGCTTGACACTGCCGATGAGCAAACACCACTTCAGGATGCTTTTCTTCTTGCTGATGATGTTCTACGTCAAGGAGTGCAaggaattttttctttctttctttcttttttttttttttttgggtgtgtctgcgtgtgcgtgtgtgtgtatgtTGGTGGTGGAGAAGTTTGACACTGTTGCAAAAATCAAGGTGATTAAAGAAGGGCCTTTACCAATCTAAGACGGAAGGAAGCTAAAGAGCTGGTTGAGAAGGCACCTGTTTTGGTTAAGCAAGGAGTTACCAAAGGAGAAGCAAATGACATGATAGAGAAGAGAAAGGCTGCTGGGAGAGTTGCAATTATGGAGTAAAAATTTTCTGCAATGTTTTTATATCCTTGGTTTTGTTGTAGCTGGTTTTATGGTATCAgtaaaatctcaaatttcaaattatgaaaattttgtaatGTGGCCGCTTGGTGGACGTTCATTTATCTTGGTGAAAAGATAGAaggaataaattatattttgagctTTCATGGTTGCAAAGTCGCTAATCATACACCGTCATTCATATGGATAAAAATTTTCTACTGTAGTTTATTTAGGTTCTAAAGTGGAACCTAAATCTGtaaaatgttataattttattttaatttatttctaaaattatatattaatttaatttgtaggtgttaaaaaaaaattaaaatttgtatgtaaatataaatatataaatttacaattttaattaaatataatatttttgttatgaaaatataaatataatttttaaaatttttatttttaaaaaaattaaaattaaaattaaaaaatagtccGATCTAATCTGATTCTATATCAAAGGGATAATTATTCTATTATTCAGTCTGAAAATTATGTCAAATACAATACTATATTATTCTATCCTATCCGATCACATCCGATCTGAACCTGTCCTGATCCGGACCTATCCTGCATACCAAACGCCACTTATGGGAGGAAGGAAGGACAGAAAGGTAAATTTGTGCAAACCAAAACGGTGCGCAGAGAGGGGTCGTAGCCGCAAGGTCGATGCTTTTACTCGCACAAAATAAAAGTTGGCCTCGCGCGACAAATCACAAATCTAATCGGGATGAGGCAAGCGCtcgtttttttctcttttccctaATTTTGACGGAAAATTTCCAGCACTTTCTCGAGAACCAAACAAGCAAGCTATCTCGCTCTTCTCCATAATCCAAATCTGCAATTATCGGCCGTCGATTATTTTCCTCTATGTCGACCTCGGGGACGCCCCAGTTCCGTTATACGCAGACTCCATCGAAGGTCCTTCACCTCCGAAACCTACCTTGGGAGTGCACGGAAGAGGAGCTTATCGAGCTATGCCAACCCTTCGGTAAGATCGTCAACACCAAGTGCAATGTCGGCGCCAACCGCAACCAGGCTTTCGTTGAATTTGTAAGCAATcgtttcccctttttttttttttttttttgggatttgatTTGGGTCAATTATCTTTTTAACAAAACtgtatgtttaaataaaaattgaggtTTTTGGTGTCTTGGCGAATAAGGGAAATTGGATTTGAAATGTGGTTTTGAGCCTCTCTGGTTGGTGGgacttttattatatttgaatcgaTTAAGGAGCACcattttgatttgattattcCCTGAAAGTAGCTAAAACTTTCGAGAACTATAACCTAATTTAGAAAtgctatgtgtgtgtgtgtgttcagcTCAAGTCTAGCTACTAGGATTAAACTTGCAGTTACCGCACTGGTATTAGAAGAGAGAACAAGGAGTTTTTCGGGTTGTGACTCACGCAAAGATTTCTTAAAACACATCTCTGAGCAGCTT
Proteins encoded in this window:
- the LOC107409084 gene encoding KH domain-containing protein HEN4, which translates into the protein MAGQRNSYGKRSHSQSDYADNGGSKRRNPGEDRDQFVINQEDTVYRYLCPVKKIGSIIGRGGEIVKQLRVDTASKIRIGETVPGCEERVVTIYSTSDETNSLEDSGSYVSPAQDALFRVHERVVAEEPHGDEDSDGGHQVTARLLVPSDQIGCVIGKGGQIVQNIRSESGAQIRILKDEHLPSCALNADELVQISGEAPLVKKALYQIASRLHDNPSRSQHLLTSAVPNVYSSGGSLVGPAAGAPIVGIAPLMGPYGGYKGDAGDWSRPLYSAPRDEASSKEFSVRLVCPTGNIGGVIGKGGVIINQIRQDSGAVIKVDSSTTEGDDCLITVSAKEFFEDTYSPTIEAAVRLQPRCSEKVERDSGIISFTTRLLVPTSRIGCLIGKGGAIITEMRRLTKANIRILSKDNLPKIASEDDEMVQIAGDLDVAKDALIQVVTRLRANLFDREGALSTFLPVLPYLPVSADGSDGVNYESRDGKRHGRGHSYSSGYGGSSDLGANDNYGSYGGSQIGGSGGAYGTYGNYSSGRTSSSGLSSQNPVSRRRNYGY
- the LOC125422204 gene encoding LOW QUALITY PROTEIN: cell division protein FtsZ homolog 1, chloroplastic (The sequence of the model RefSeq protein was modified relative to this genomic sequence to represent the inferred CDS: substituted 1 base at 1 genomic stop codon), yielding MAFDDNYACLTTDVTERLIVWTRNDVATIATHYTELHTWDLRKIVIDPGQFCPKLTKGLAVSRCFSLVSPSIPTSFHHRKTPCSSSSLLRTCIPQSNRKRGGIRRHSVGVVSCSFAPMESAKIKVVGVDGGGNNAINRMIGSGLHGGFSGVDFYAINTDSQALVHSAAENPLQMGELLTRGLGKGENPLFGEQVAEESKEGICXCYLAFITAGMGAGTGSGAAPVVARISKEAGYLTIGVVTYPCSFDGRKRSIQALEAIEKLQKNVDPLIVIPNDRLLDTADEQTPLQDAFLLADDVLRQGVQGIFSFFLSFFFFFGCVCVCVCVYVGGGEV